One stretch of Saccharopolyspora erythraea DNA includes these proteins:
- the aepY gene encoding phosphonopyruvate decarboxylase produces the protein MIAAELFCDELAQRGFTVASGVPCSFFGGPIALLSRTPGSYVPAANEGAALATAAGVALAGGRAYVMLQNSGLGNLVNPLTSLVMTYQVPVLTFVSLRGWPDPADDEPQHEVMGGLTHPLLDLLGLPHWRLGADDGPERFAEILGAAEATLEKGQAPFVLVEKGAVGKAAGPVPAEDEGRLDSAEVVRLVSKLADGDPVVATTGYTGRELFGIDDQPRNFYMQGSMGHASSIALGVAMAEPERTVVVLDGDGAVLMHMGTLSSISDQAPANLVHVVLDNGIHESTGGQRTTSTATRIEEVAVAAGYRTAHRCHSLDEVRTRFEEARRAPGPHLVLIPTKRRTGAVPPRATNTHTPEAIRDRFSAALRKAAPPSF, from the coding sequence GTGATTGCAGCCGAACTGTTCTGCGACGAGCTGGCACAACGCGGGTTCACCGTTGCCAGTGGTGTCCCGTGTTCGTTCTTCGGCGGTCCGATCGCGCTGCTGAGCCGGACACCGGGCAGCTACGTCCCGGCTGCCAACGAAGGGGCCGCCTTGGCCACCGCGGCCGGCGTGGCACTGGCCGGAGGACGTGCCTACGTCATGCTGCAGAACTCCGGGCTGGGCAACCTGGTCAACCCGCTCACGTCGCTGGTGATGACCTACCAGGTCCCGGTCCTCACCTTCGTGAGCCTCCGCGGATGGCCGGACCCTGCCGATGACGAGCCGCAGCACGAGGTGATGGGTGGTCTCACCCATCCCTTGCTGGACCTGCTCGGCCTTCCGCACTGGCGGTTGGGCGCTGACGACGGTCCGGAGCGATTCGCCGAGATCCTCGGAGCCGCAGAGGCCACCTTGGAAAAGGGACAGGCACCGTTCGTGCTCGTCGAGAAGGGAGCGGTGGGCAAGGCCGCAGGGCCTGTCCCGGCCGAGGACGAGGGCCGGCTCGACAGCGCCGAGGTCGTTCGGCTGGTGTCGAAGCTGGCCGATGGCGATCCGGTCGTCGCGACCACTGGCTACACCGGGCGCGAGTTGTTCGGTATCGACGACCAACCCCGGAACTTCTACATGCAGGGCTCGATGGGACACGCCTCGTCGATCGCTCTCGGGGTCGCCATGGCGGAACCGGAACGCACCGTCGTGGTCCTCGACGGTGATGGCGCCGTCCTGATGCACATGGGCACGCTCTCGTCGATCAGCGACCAAGCTCCGGCGAATCTGGTCCACGTCGTCCTGGACAACGGCATTCATGAGTCGACGGGTGGGCAACGGACCACCTCGACAGCGACACGGATCGAGGAAGTTGCTGTGGCGGCCGGATACCGGACGGCACACCGGTGCCACAGCCTCGACGAGGTGCGGACACGCTTCGAGGAGGCACGCAGGGCGCCCGGACCGCATCTGGTGTTGATCCCGACGAAGCGGCGCACAGGGGCGGTGCCACCCCGCGCAACCAACACGCACACCCCTGAAGCCATCCGGGATCGCTTCTCGGCTGCATTGAGGAAAGCCGCGCCGCCTTCGTTCTGA
- a CDS encoding phosphate ABC transporter substrate-binding protein, translating into MIAIAGLTGCAGDDGTLRVSGSTTVNPVVADSANVLRGRGLTVTLDTQGGSAGGLAQLASGQIDVAMSSKPLGDADRKRYSNAELVATEIGRDAVAIVIHREVYDAGVRSLTRDQVQRLFEGKVTNWSELGGPNLPVYVYNKEPGRGTREVLDKFLYGDEAGAPPDPVGGNYAIVGGNEETRTKLATTPGAVAPLSVAFTEGQPELAVVSVEGALPSGEDVRSGKYPLARPLLLVTDGPPEGNVRTLIDFVVSPEGQRFVTGHGYLDLAKLGVQ; encoded by the coding sequence GTGATCGCCATCGCAGGGTTGACCGGCTGTGCCGGGGACGACGGGACTCTTCGGGTCAGCGGATCCACGACCGTCAATCCGGTAGTGGCCGACTCGGCGAACGTCCTCCGCGGCAGAGGACTGACGGTCACACTGGACACGCAGGGCGGGTCGGCAGGCGGCCTGGCACAACTCGCCAGTGGCCAGATCGACGTGGCGATGAGTTCGAAGCCACTCGGTGACGCCGACCGCAAGCGCTACTCGAACGCAGAACTGGTGGCAACGGAGATCGGACGGGACGCGGTCGCGATCGTCATCCACCGCGAGGTCTACGACGCCGGCGTGCGATCGCTGACCCGCGACCAGGTGCAGCGGCTCTTCGAAGGAAAAGTCACCAACTGGAGTGAACTGGGCGGCCCGAACCTCCCCGTGTACGTATACAACAAGGAGCCCGGGCGCGGTACCCGCGAAGTCCTCGACAAGTTCTTGTACGGCGACGAAGCGGGAGCGCCGCCGGACCCGGTGGGTGGGAACTACGCCATCGTTGGTGGCAACGAAGAGACCCGCACCAAACTCGCCACAACACCCGGCGCGGTCGCCCCGCTCTCGGTCGCGTTCACCGAAGGTCAGCCGGAACTCGCAGTCGTCTCGGTCGAAGGCGCGCTCCCCAGCGGTGAAGACGTGAGATCCGGCAAGTACCCGCTGGCCCGACCGCTCCTGCTGGTCACTGACGGTCCACCTGAGGGCAACGTGCGCACTCTCATCGACTTCGTCGTCTCCCCGGAAGGACAGCGCTTCGTCACCGGACACGGCTACCTCGACCTCGCGAAGCTGGGAGTGCAGTGA
- a CDS encoding ABC transporter permease subunit translates to MFIVLGMTSGPVDWWAMLTGEIWSPQRGHFGAVAMLWGTAVVSVLALLIALPIGWSASLALHELTPTRWRRRLRSGIEVLAAVPSIVYGLLGVALIRPLVSGLFDVPGGDSLLAAGLLLGVMVIPTVVSVSVDALADVPNDVRESAAALGLTRIEVIRSAVVPLARGGMLAGAVLGFARALGETIAIFLVIGRADGQVVGLGNFFESLIRPGQTITTKLGGPEPMLAGTAGDHWASLCALGAILLCIVAAVTLLAQSRRLNRPGNSRRTSPRASSFRFTWDRAAVTVLRTLMAVPILLAVGIAVAIVSRGLHALNPAFWFTPSVGASGGGVRNQILGTLLLVGTAGVIAAFLGLALGLLMAEFASPRAERWLRTMTVTLGGVPTILLGLAGYWFFSSTLGWSKSWLAGAVLLAIVATPVVALAVATQVAALPAGRRETAQALGLRQSQVVRAVVIPHARPALITGLLLGLARAAGETAPLLFTATVFAGASALPTGVADAPVVSLPTHVFTLAQDAADPAALQAAWGGATVLVVIVVVLLAAAIPARRRLEGERS, encoded by the coding sequence GTGTTCATCGTTCTCGGGATGACCTCGGGGCCGGTGGATTGGTGGGCGATGCTCACCGGCGAGATCTGGAGCCCGCAGCGCGGCCATTTCGGAGCGGTCGCGATGCTGTGGGGCACGGCCGTGGTCAGCGTGCTCGCCCTGCTCATCGCTCTTCCCATCGGGTGGTCGGCGTCGCTTGCCCTGCATGAGCTGACGCCGACGCGCTGGCGTCGCAGGTTGCGCAGCGGAATCGAGGTGCTCGCGGCCGTGCCCTCGATCGTCTACGGCCTGCTCGGCGTCGCGCTGATTCGGCCACTGGTGAGCGGGCTGTTCGACGTGCCCGGTGGGGACAGCCTGTTGGCCGCAGGTCTGCTGCTCGGTGTGATGGTCATTCCGACGGTCGTCTCGGTCTCCGTCGACGCCCTCGCGGATGTCCCGAACGACGTCCGCGAGAGCGCGGCAGCACTCGGGTTGACACGCATCGAGGTGATCCGATCGGCTGTCGTCCCGCTGGCGCGCGGCGGAATGCTGGCCGGAGCGGTGCTCGGATTCGCACGAGCGCTGGGCGAGACGATCGCGATCTTCCTGGTGATCGGCCGCGCGGATGGCCAGGTGGTCGGGCTGGGGAACTTCTTCGAGTCGCTGATCAGGCCCGGGCAGACGATCACGACCAAGCTCGGTGGGCCTGAGCCGATGCTCGCCGGAACTGCCGGCGACCACTGGGCCTCGCTGTGCGCACTCGGTGCGATCCTGCTCTGCATCGTCGCCGCGGTCACACTGCTCGCTCAATCAAGAAGGCTGAACCGGCCTGGCAACTCCCGCCGCACGAGTCCACGCGCGTCCTCGTTCCGGTTCACGTGGGACCGTGCGGCGGTCACCGTGCTCCGCACGTTGATGGCCGTGCCGATCCTGCTCGCTGTCGGCATCGCGGTCGCGATCGTGAGCCGCGGCCTGCACGCCTTGAACCCCGCGTTCTGGTTCACGCCGTCGGTCGGGGCGAGTGGCGGGGGCGTGCGCAACCAGATCCTCGGAACGTTGCTGCTCGTCGGGACCGCGGGTGTCATCGCGGCCTTCCTCGGACTCGCTCTCGGCCTGCTCATGGCGGAGTTCGCAAGCCCCCGCGCCGAACGATGGCTTCGGACCATGACGGTCACGCTCGGTGGTGTCCCCACGATCCTGCTCGGACTTGCCGGTTACTGGTTTTTCAGCTCGACCCTGGGCTGGTCGAAAAGCTGGCTTGCGGGCGCGGTGCTGCTGGCAATCGTCGCCACACCCGTGGTCGCACTCGCTGTGGCGACGCAGGTGGCCGCGTTGCCGGCGGGCAGGCGCGAGACCGCCCAAGCGTTGGGCCTGCGCCAAAGCCAAGTCGTTCGCGCCGTGGTGATACCGCACGCACGTCCAGCACTGATCACCGGACTACTCCTTGGACTTGCGCGCGCAGCGGGAGAGACCGCCCCGCTGCTGTTCACCGCAACCGTCTTCGCCGGAGCGAGTGCCTTACCGACGGGCGTGGCTGACGCACCCGTGGTCAGCCTCCCGACGCACGTGTTCACCCTCGCCC